Proteins encoded by one window of Porphyromonas vaginalis:
- a CDS encoding leucine-rich repeat domain-containing protein, protein MKTATKTLLCALLLTWPLLATAQTPGDKTQTTTPTIVLTTETSVGDTIWLSFETDNWEDPIIEGLNPTGESTFEGNQYTVTSPTIKLTGEITDLGCKKIKLTAIDLSGISCLQTLNCSDNQLTELKIGENTNLSGLYCQQNKLQQLDLSKCKALYEVYCFDNQLQSLKLGESHPSFTMLKAANNQLTAINLSGCPNVKVVDLGNNNLEHLNLANNVAITWLLVANNKLTDIDLSAQTKLVRLDCYKNELSALDLSKLEQLTVLAAESNQLQEIDVSHCPKLQVMSVEHNSIKKIDLSQNPELGSLWCIENRIYPNDMQALVTSLPQKKSAKLVAVNTHSDNEQNVILKAQVAEAIAKGWTVYDFNPETKDLIPYEGSDTTFLHVTLSVGEGGTAKVLDVTDPERIPFATEIKVEATPNEGYDLESIKVGDQDITEDKVYLVTKDVEITVTFRSVNSIADPTKRQELTITPNPARDLARVYGLKPYSDISIYTQEGKRMATIQADALGHGEIDLSTYPSGKYLVITEEHSGWLIVR, encoded by the coding sequence ATGAAAACAGCTACGAAAACATTGCTCTGTGCCTTACTCCTGACATGGCCACTCTTGGCTACTGCTCAGACTCCTGGCGATAAGACACAGACCACCACCCCAACGATCGTGCTCACCACGGAGACTTCTGTCGGAGACACCATTTGGCTTTCCTTCGAGACAGACAACTGGGAGGATCCAATTATCGAGGGACTCAACCCTACGGGCGAATCAACCTTCGAAGGTAATCAGTATACGGTGACCTCGCCTACGATCAAGCTGACGGGGGAGATAACCGACCTAGGATGCAAAAAGATCAAGCTCACAGCAATAGATCTATCTGGCATCTCATGTCTACAAACGCTCAACTGCTCAGACAATCAGCTCACGGAGCTAAAGATAGGAGAAAACACGAACCTATCGGGACTCTACTGCCAGCAAAATAAGCTCCAGCAGCTGGACCTATCTAAATGTAAGGCTCTATACGAGGTTTACTGTTTTGACAACCAGCTTCAGAGCCTCAAGCTCGGAGAGAGTCACCCCTCCTTTACAATGCTCAAGGCGGCCAACAATCAGCTGACAGCTATCAATCTGAGTGGGTGTCCTAATGTAAAGGTTGTAGATCTAGGAAATAACAATCTAGAACACCTAAACCTAGCCAACAACGTAGCTATCACCTGGCTACTCGTAGCCAATAACAAGCTCACGGATATAGACCTCTCTGCACAGACCAAGCTCGTACGACTAGATTGCTACAAGAACGAGCTCTCCGCGCTAGACCTTTCTAAGCTTGAGCAGCTCACCGTACTAGCAGCTGAGAGTAATCAGCTACAAGAGATTGATGTGTCACACTGTCCTAAGCTACAGGTGATGTCTGTAGAGCATAACTCGATAAAGAAGATAGATCTGTCACAAAACCCCGAATTAGGCAGTTTATGGTGCATTGAGAATCGTATCTACCCCAACGATATGCAGGCTCTCGTGACATCTTTGCCACAAAAGAAGTCTGCCAAACTGGTTGCAGTCAATACGCATAGCGACAACGAGCAAAACGTAATCCTCAAAGCTCAAGTCGCAGAGGCAATCGCCAAGGGATGGACTGTCTACGACTTCAACCCTGAGACCAAGGATCTCATCCCATACGAGGGGAGCGATACAACATTCCTCCACGTGACACTATCTGTCGGAGAGGGCGGCACAGCAAAAGTACTAGACGTGACTGACCCTGAGCGGATCCCCTTTGCTACCGAGATAAAGGTCGAGGCGACACCTAACGAAGGCTATGACCTAGAGAGTATCAAGGTTGGAGATCAGGACATAACGGAAGACAAAGTTTACCTAGTCACCAAGGATGTCGAGATCACCGTCACATTCCGCAGTGTTAATAGCATAGCTGATCCGACGAAGAGACAGGAGCTCACAATCACACCCAATCCTGCAAGAGACTTAGCGAGAGTGTATGGTCTCAAGCCCTACAGCGACATCTCTATCTATACGCAAGAGGGTAAGCGTATGGCAACCATTCAGGCAGATGCTCTGGGACACGGCGAGATAGATCTGTCTACTTATCCATCTGGTAAGTACCTTGTGATCACCGAGGAGCATAGCGGATGGCTCATCGTACGATAA
- a CDS encoding NADAR family protein, giving the protein MLDHPLTALTPEEVYDASTLDCYAFRRGGDVRCGLSLALGNMVAGFGFDLQGVHFHNSECAYIAGMFSLGTPEHTAIVRQLVACDDGWAAKKKIRKAHEQERREDWLSFNVPWMHYLVWQKCLTSEAFRKLLLAFPPEAMLLEDSTYATSATATKWGMRNAELRKRLTAMKRELTAQGMNKASIKREQDKMRLGPWSTIGEWRGQNLLGKILMNCRDAMLHDAEPLIDYAPLRAAQIHLLGRELTFPTL; this is encoded by the coding sequence ACGCTCGACTGCTACGCTTTCCGCCGTGGTGGTGACGTGCGTTGTGGCTTGTCGTTGGCACTGGGCAACATGGTCGCGGGCTTTGGCTTTGACCTGCAGGGAGTGCACTTTCACAATAGCGAGTGCGCCTACATCGCTGGCATGTTTTCGCTAGGCACCCCCGAGCATACCGCCATCGTGCGTCAGCTCGTCGCATGTGATGATGGCTGGGCGGCGAAGAAAAAGATCCGCAAGGCGCACGAGCAGGAGCGACGAGAGGACTGGCTCTCATTCAATGTCCCTTGGATGCACTACCTGGTCTGGCAGAAGTGCCTGACGAGCGAAGCTTTTCGCAAGCTCCTCCTCGCCTTCCCGCCAGAGGCGATGCTCCTCGAGGACAGCACCTACGCGACCAGTGCCACCGCCACCAAGTGGGGCATGCGCAATGCTGAGCTGAGAAAGCGTCTTACAGCGATGAAGCGCGAGCTTACAGCGCAGGGAATGAACAAAGCCTCCATAAAGCGTGAGCAGGACAAGATGAGACTGGGACCTTGGTCAACCATCGGCGAGTGGCGTGGGCAAAACCTCCTCGGCAAGATACTTATGAACTGTCGAGATGCTATGCTCCATGATGCAGAGCCGCTGATCGACTATGCTCCGCTGCGAGCCGCTCAGATACATCTCCTAGGGCGGGAGCTCACCTTCCCAACCCTCTGA